One window from the genome of Luteithermobacter gelatinilyticus encodes:
- a CDS encoding phospholipase D-like domain-containing protein: MATELRFYTATQEAWDAMYVDCQRAHESIRFEQYLLKDDETGSRFLELFYQKARQGVRISLSLDSVGSRGLRRSPLVQKIRDAGGEVDFYNPLGWKNIFQPSRWLPRNHCKTMLIDGRIAYIGGMCVAHYMKDWRDLQARITGELAQLMAENSARDTALTGNHLYQYILKTSGRHPIYNELLREIARARKSIYLATAYFFPPRRLRQALAEAVRRGVDVKLMLPEKTDVPLAMDFSRSYFPELAEKGIDIRIYAQSVLHAKYVVIDDHWATLGSTNLDYLSLFHNRESNLMIYEPETIATLKQLFENDLQLCRRANPRFTLLQRLFFPLTRRLRRLF, translated from the coding sequence ATGGCTACAGAGTTGAGATTCTATACAGCAACCCAGGAAGCCTGGGACGCTATGTATGTGGATTGTCAACGCGCACATGAGTCTATCCGTTTTGAACAATATCTTCTGAAAGACGATGAAACCGGGAGCCGGTTTCTGGAGTTGTTTTATCAAAAGGCCAGGCAGGGCGTTCGAATCAGCCTGTCGCTGGACAGTGTGGGCAGTCGGGGGCTGCGCCGCTCCCCCTTGGTTCAGAAAATCCGCGACGCCGGCGGTGAGGTTGATTTTTACAATCCCCTGGGATGGAAAAACATTTTCCAGCCGTCACGCTGGCTGCCCCGCAACCATTGCAAAACCATGCTGATCGACGGGCGCATCGCCTATATCGGGGGGATGTGCGTTGCCCATTACATGAAAGACTGGCGGGATCTTCAGGCCAGAATCACCGGGGAACTGGCCCAATTGATGGCGGAAAACAGCGCCCGGGATACGGCTCTGACCGGCAATCATCTCTACCAATATATTCTTAAAACGTCTGGCCGTCATCCGATCTATAACGAACTGTTGAGGGAAATTGCCCGCGCCCGGAAAAGCATTTATCTGGCCACGGCTTATTTTTTCCCGCCCCGTCGGCTGCGGCAGGCCCTTGCCGAAGCCGTCCGACGCGGGGTTGACGTTAAATTAATGCTGCCGGAAAAGACCGACGTGCCATTGGCCATGGATTTCAGCCGCTCCTATTTCCCGGAACTGGCCGAAAAAGGCATAGATATCCGAATTTATGCCCAATCCGTCCTGCATGCCAAATATGTGGTAATTGACGATCACTGGGCCACCTTGGGCAGCACCAATCTGGATTATCTCAGCCTGTTCCACAACCGGGAAAGCAATTTGATGATTTACGAACCGGAAACCATCGCCACACTGAAACAGCTTTTTGAAAATGATCTGCAACTCTGCCGCCGGGCCAATCCCCGTTTCACACTGTTGCAAAGACTGTTTTTCCCCCTGACCCGGCGCCTGAGGAGGTTGTTTTGA
- a CDS encoding sensor histidine kinase, protein MKQKLEGIIRYKERLFWTLQILGWMAFCAVRTLNGYAHGKAPEYFYAALFGTLGGFLITLGLRYIYQKLRAISPPPLTMLLSVGTAVVIGSLIFSTVEVWTYVQTYAPDWNPRGWEFLSNVLFDFFVLLTWSGLYFIINYQFLFQEQRAQYLKAISQAHQAQLKMLRYQLNPHFLFNTLNAISTLVLDKKIKDANHMLSKLSAFLRFSLVSQPMQKMTLDEELYALWLYLDIEKVRFQDRLELQCDVDERAKQALIPSLLLQPLVENAIKYAIAPLEKGGTITLEARIRNNRLVIILSDNGPGLHPDKKVPQTSSGVGLANTKERLEQLYHDDHEFRVEDNEPTGVKITINIPYEVKKESLPEVAE, encoded by the coding sequence GTGAAACAGAAACTGGAAGGCATCATCCGCTATAAAGAACGCCTATTCTGGACATTGCAGATTCTGGGCTGGATGGCCTTTTGTGCCGTGCGCACGCTGAACGGATATGCTCATGGCAAAGCCCCTGAATATTTTTACGCCGCCCTGTTCGGTACCCTGGGCGGGTTCCTCATCACGCTGGGACTACGCTATATCTATCAGAAACTGCGCGCCATCTCCCCACCGCCGCTGACCATGCTGTTGTCCGTAGGAACGGCAGTGGTAATCGGCTCGCTGATTTTTTCCACTGTCGAGGTCTGGACCTATGTGCAGACCTATGCCCCGGACTGGAACCCGCGGGGGTGGGAATTCCTTAGCAATGTATTATTTGACTTTTTTGTGCTTCTGACCTGGAGCGGCCTGTATTTTATCATTAATTACCAGTTTCTGTTTCAGGAACAGCGCGCCCAGTATCTCAAAGCCATTTCCCAGGCACATCAGGCGCAACTCAAAATGCTGCGCTATCAACTTAATCCGCACTTTCTGTTCAATACGCTTAACGCCATCTCCACCCTTGTTCTGGACAAGAAGATCAAGGATGCCAATCATATGCTGTCCAAGCTAAGTGCCTTTTTGCGCTTCAGCCTGGTCAGCCAGCCCATGCAGAAAATGACCCTGGATGAAGAATTGTATGCTCTGTGGCTGTATCTGGATATTGAAAAGGTGCGATTTCAGGATCGCCTGGAACTTCAATGTGATGTGGATGAGCGGGCCAAGCAGGCCCTGATCCCCAGCCTTCTGTTGCAGCCCCTGGTGGAAAACGCCATTAAATACGCCATCGCGCCCCTGGAAAAAGGCGGCACCATCACCCTGGAGGCCCGTATCCGTAATAACCGGTTGGTGATTATTTTGAGCGACAATGGCCCCGGCCTCCATCCCGATAAAAAAGTGCCTCAAACGTCCAGCGGGGTGGGCCTCGCCAACACCAAGGAACGGCTGGAACAACTTTATCATGATGATCATGAGTTTCGAGTGGAGGACAATGAACCCACAGGGGTCAAAATTACCATTAACATTCCTTATGAAGTCAAAAAAGAAAGCCTTCCAGAGGTCGCAGAATGA
- a CDS encoding LytR/AlgR family response regulator transcription factor: MTLKKIRTLLVDDEPLALRGLELRLEEFDDIDIIGTCSNGREAIKKIRTEKPDLVFLDIQMPGFDGFAVIKSLLREELPLVCFVTAFNDYAIKAFESHALDYLLKPVEQERLAQTVARVREHIAERMAVEQNARLVDLIRSMDDPPMVELSEIINATDLTSQTPYETHLNIKDRGQITRLEVASIDWIDAAGDYMCIHADGKTHILRETMKNMEKRLDPEIFQRVHRSTIINLNKVSELHPVSGGKYEVVLENGATLQVSRNYRDVLGRFL; this comes from the coding sequence ATGACATTAAAAAAAATCAGAACCCTGCTTGTGGATGATGAACCGCTGGCCCTGCGTGGCCTTGAACTGAGACTGGAAGAATTTGACGACATTGACATTATCGGCACCTGCAGCAATGGTCGCGAAGCCATCAAAAAAATCCGTACCGAAAAACCCGATCTGGTGTTTCTGGATATTCAGATGCCCGGATTTGATGGATTCGCCGTCATCAAATCCCTGCTCCGGGAGGAACTTCCCCTAGTCTGTTTTGTGACGGCTTTCAATGACTACGCCATCAAGGCCTTTGAATCCCATGCACTGGATTATCTCTTGAAACCGGTAGAGCAGGAGCGCTTGGCGCAAACCGTTGCGCGGGTACGTGAACATATCGCTGAACGGATGGCTGTTGAACAGAATGCCCGACTCGTAGACCTGATCCGATCCATGGATGACCCGCCTATGGTAGAGCTGTCGGAAATCATCAATGCCACCGATTTGACGTCACAAACACCGTACGAAACCCACCTTAATATCAAGGACCGGGGCCAGATCACGCGTCTTGAAGTCGCCAGCATTGACTGGATCGACGCCGCCGGGGATTATATGTGCATACATGCGGACGGGAAGACCCACATCCTGCGGGAAACCATGAAAAATATGGAAAAACGTCTGGATCCAGAGATTTTCCAGCGTGTACATCGCTCAACCATCATCAATCTGAATAAGGTTAGCGAACTGCACCCCGTCTCCGGTGGCAAATACGAGGTAGTTCTTGAAAACGGCGCCACCCTCCAGGTCAGCCGTAATTATCGTGATGTGTTGGGCCGGTTTCTGTAA
- a CDS encoding mechanosensitive ion channel family protein, whose amino-acid sequence MEEQAKEYMDIVMALIATHGLNIIGAVLILIIGWMLAGWGKKYTRKLLSRSEKIDITLVSFFASLVRYVILIFTVLAVLDQFGVETTSLIAILGAASLAIGLALQGTLSNVAAGVMLLIFRPFRIGDYVEAGGIAGTIKDLGLFFTEMATPDNVQLIVPNSSIWGASIKNYSYHETRRVDLLIGISYGDNMDEAMAAIGEVIDAESRVLKDPEPQLFVGELADSSVNIIVRVWVKNADYWPTKFALTKNIKHKLDEKSISIPFPQRDLHIISMPEKTSLSAE is encoded by the coding sequence ATGGAAGAGCAAGCAAAAGAGTATATGGACATCGTCATGGCATTGATTGCCACGCATGGCCTGAATATTATTGGCGCCGTGCTGATCCTGATCATCGGCTGGATGCTGGCGGGATGGGGCAAGAAATACACCCGAAAGCTGCTCTCTCGAAGCGAAAAGATTGACATAACACTGGTTTCCTTTTTTGCCAGTCTGGTGCGTTACGTAATCCTTATTTTCACGGTTCTGGCGGTTCTTGACCAGTTTGGAGTGGAAACCACCAGCCTTATTGCCATCCTCGGCGCCGCCTCCCTGGCCATTGGTCTGGCCCTGCAAGGTACACTCAGCAACGTGGCCGCCGGTGTCATGCTGTTGATTTTTCGCCCCTTCCGGATCGGTGATTATGTAGAGGCCGGCGGCATTGCCGGAACAATCAAGGATCTTGGCTTGTTTTTTACGGAAATGGCCACACCGGACAATGTCCAGTTGATCGTACCCAACAGCTCCATCTGGGGGGCATCCATCAAAAATTATTCCTATCATGAAACCCGCCGGGTGGATTTGCTGATCGGCATCAGCTACGGCGACAACATGGACGAAGCCATGGCGGCCATCGGCGAAGTCATTGACGCCGAAAGCCGGGTATTGAAAGATCCTGAACCGCAACTGTTTGTGGGGGAACTGGCCGATAGCTCCGTAAATATTATTGTGCGGGTCTGGGTCAAGAATGCCGATTACTGGCCCACAAAATTTGCCCTTACCAAAAACATCAAACACAAGCTGGACGAAAAAAGCATCAGCATTCCCTTCCCGCAACGCGACCTTCATATTATCAGTATGCCGGAAAAAACCTCACTTTCTGCTGAATAA
- a CDS encoding efflux RND transporter periplasmic adaptor subunit: MTRALRMDRISQKSFLALSLLTFSLAAVLLSQQMAKAQNMPKPKVLVGKVVNTLMAPTLNVPGSVVSLHDSRLAAETSATADWIAEVGTQVKKGDPVARLNQRLLKLDLASNDADIKRIEAQLDYRRKELGRLQKLLKGKSIPESRYDAAFAEYAVLEQELAQARTRRDRTRYLLDKSVIRAPANGWVVERFISVGEYVSAGEEVVRFVDTEEKEISAQAPLNLLPFLQEGMTVRVSDGDNTIPSRIRTIIPVGDDVSRMVEIRLEVPQNTHENKIQQNRSWVVGTALRVNLPRSAPKQVTAIPRDALIIRAGRNYVVRINEAGQSENIPVVPGIAEGDLIEVTGRLKSGDRVVVRGGETLRPGQEVDIMTNAAAL, from the coding sequence ATGACACGCGCTCTCCGCATGGACCGGATTTCCCAGAAGAGTTTTTTAGCGCTCTCTTTGTTGACCTTTTCCCTGGCCGCGGTCCTGCTGTCGCAACAAATGGCGAAAGCGCAAAATATGCCTAAACCCAAAGTTCTGGTGGGGAAAGTGGTCAACACCCTGATGGCGCCGACCCTGAATGTTCCCGGCAGTGTTGTCAGTCTGCATGACAGCCGCCTTGCCGCAGAAACCTCCGCCACAGCGGATTGGATCGCCGAAGTGGGCACACAGGTTAAAAAGGGTGATCCCGTGGCGCGCCTCAATCAACGTCTTCTCAAGCTAGACCTGGCCAGTAACGACGCCGACATCAAGCGCATCGAAGCCCAACTGGACTACCGCCGCAAGGAACTGGGCCGTCTGCAAAAACTGCTGAAAGGCAAAAGCATCCCGGAAAGCCGCTATGATGCGGCCTTTGCGGAATATGCGGTGCTGGAACAGGAACTGGCCCAGGCCCGGACAAGACGGGATCGTACCCGTTACCTGCTGGACAAATCCGTGATCCGGGCCCCTGCCAATGGCTGGGTTGTAGAGCGTTTTATTTCTGTTGGCGAATATGTCTCAGCCGGGGAAGAAGTGGTGCGCTTTGTGGACACCGAAGAAAAGGAAATCAGCGCCCAAGCCCCGCTCAACCTGTTGCCGTTTCTTCAGGAAGGCATGACTGTGCGCGTATCTGACGGGGACAATACCATACCCAGCCGGATCCGCACCATCATTCCTGTGGGAGACGACGTCAGCCGCATGGTCGAAATCCGCCTGGAAGTCCCGCAAAATACCCATGAGAACAAAATCCAGCAAAACAGGTCATGGGTCGTCGGGACAGCCCTCAGGGTCAACCTGCCCCGCAGCGCCCCCAAACAGGTAACCGCCATTCCCCGGGATGCCCTGATCATTCGCGCCGGGCGAAATTATGTGGTGCGGATCAACGAGGCGGGTCAGTCGGAAAATATTCCCGTGGTGCCCGGCATCGCCGAGGGCGACCTGATTGAAGTCACCGGCCGTCTGAAATCCGGGGACCGGGTAGTGGTGCGTGGCGGGGAAACATTGCGCCCCGGTCAGGAAGTGGATATCATGACCAACGCGGCGGCCCTGTAA
- a CDS encoding endonuclease/exonuclease/phosphatase family protein, with protein sequence MSYKILFSNIGYAKGIDGSLKSHMRYFHRHFYANISVQKQVLHQLKNLIETEMPDLCCFVEIDRGSVHSAQLNQIHELMDEEYTYHDIADKYGENSLLGRLPLHAGKSNAFLAKAPLPFERLYFGYGRKRLIYKLILSEDIHVFFAHFSLNQKIRLRQFEEVYYLVRDLDQEVILLADFNILKGFRELNPLLETTALTVLNKEEEPTFTFHRKRHALDLCLCTPGIAERADLKIIPQPFSDHAALLLNIHVQT encoded by the coding sequence ATGAGCTATAAGATCCTGTTCAGCAATATCGGCTACGCCAAAGGCATAGACGGTAGCCTCAAGTCCCATATGCGATATTTTCATCGCCATTTCTATGCAAATATTTCCGTCCAGAAACAGGTGCTCCATCAACTGAAAAATCTGATCGAAACGGAAATGCCCGATCTGTGCTGTTTTGTGGAAATCGACCGGGGGTCTGTTCATTCTGCCCAACTCAATCAGATCCACGAACTGATGGACGAGGAATATACTTATCACGACATTGCAGACAAATATGGCGAAAACAGCCTTCTGGGGCGGCTACCACTTCATGCGGGCAAAAGCAACGCCTTTTTGGCCAAAGCTCCGCTACCGTTTGAACGGCTGTATTTCGGATATGGCCGCAAGCGCCTGATTTATAAACTTATTCTGTCCGAAGACATTCATGTATTTTTTGCCCATTTTTCCTTAAATCAGAAAATACGCCTGCGGCAATTCGAGGAGGTCTATTATCTGGTCCGCGACCTTGACCAGGAGGTGATCCTGCTAGCCGATTTCAATATCCTGAAAGGTTTTCGCGAATTAAACCCGTTATTGGAAACCACGGCGCTCACGGTTCTGAACAAGGAAGAGGAGCCCACCTTCACCTTTCACCGCAAGCGCCACGCTCTGGATCTGTGTCTGTGCACCCCAGGAATTGCAGAACGCGCCGATCTCAAAATCATCCCCCAGCCTTTTTCCGACCATGCCGCCCTACTGCTGAACATTCATGTTCAGACATGA
- a CDS encoding efflux RND transporter permease subunit, producing the protein MNWTAKSLKNPAVVAVIVAMVLLFGGYSISRLPVQLFPNIENPRVSIFTPWRAASPSEVESEITEPLEEVLQGIPGLKEINVYSNQGGAWTNLEFSITTNMDRALLEVISRLNRLPPLPLDADQPILGAGGDNAGETLIYYFLQVLPDNPRPVEEYMQFARDRLIPLFEAIPGVAQVDNQTNMPEEEVQIVFDPFRAAQLGIKIPDVAALAGQARDVSGGFIENGRRRYTLRFNGRYTPDYLGDLILEWRDGTPIRLGDIADIRVDRPKRTDVGIQNGNPALSLRIVKENGANVLATIEKVNALADQLNEGMLKDNGLIMQKSFDPSVFIKRAIGLLSSNLVIGVAFAVGILWWFLRQTRATFIIATTIPICLLATFIVLQLTGRSLNVISLAGLAFATGMVLDAAIVVMENICRLREKGLKDTDACQVGTQQVWGALLASTATTVAIFLPVMFLEDVEGQLFADLALTIAIAVSLSLVVAVTVLPVANKHFMKGKLPRDKNAHLWRRMAAGIMKLTNSPMKKAGWISGLISVSVIGSYLLFPKMDYLPPVKRDAVDVFLRLPAGMSSDVLKDEITQTLIKRLDPYMKGEKQPALRNYYILTWNNGNGGTIGIRAKDQGRVKELEKIVREEIVAGLPDVQAFAAQGNLFGGFGGQGSISIHIQSSVGTALARATEKVTQLLQEALPAAQINPQQSPEQSQPELKITPIDRRILEAGWTRNDMGRIVQTLGSGLYVGEYFDGEKRLNIILKSEENRSPEELAAIPLATPSGGIMQLGELVRLEETVGPQFIKRTNGRRTMTIDVVPAPGMALQEALEIIQQEVEPEALEILGNEGSILYGGSANGLKNAIKNLGSNFLLAFGLLFMLLAALFRSLKDAALVVISIPLATVGGIAAIRLLNLITFQPLDLLTMIGFIILLGLVVNNAILLVVQTRKAETEGYERHEAVQQALELRLRPIFMSTLTSIVGMLPLLIFPGEGSAIYRGLAASIVGGMAVSTVFTLLLMPSLLQLGRKTHRPHLVVSNRPTSPEDKKLIGVGE; encoded by the coding sequence ATGAATTGGACAGCAAAAAGTCTCAAAAATCCAGCCGTTGTCGCGGTGATCGTGGCGATGGTTTTGCTGTTTGGTGGTTACAGCATCTCCCGTCTGCCCGTACAGTTATTCCCCAATATTGAAAACCCGCGGGTGAGCATCTTCACCCCCTGGCGTGCCGCTTCGCCTTCCGAAGTGGAATCGGAAATTACTGAACCCCTGGAAGAGGTTTTGCAGGGCATTCCTGGCCTGAAGGAAATAAATGTCTATTCCAATCAGGGCGGCGCCTGGACCAATCTGGAATTTTCCATTACCACCAATATGGACCGGGCCCTGCTGGAAGTTATCAGCCGCCTGAATCGCCTGCCTCCCCTGCCCTTGGATGCGGACCAGCCGATACTAGGGGCCGGAGGCGATAATGCCGGAGAAACCCTGATTTATTATTTCTTGCAGGTTTTGCCGGATAATCCGCGGCCGGTAGAAGAATATATGCAGTTTGCCAGGGACCGCCTGATCCCCCTGTTTGAAGCCATTCCCGGTGTCGCGCAGGTGGATAACCAGACCAACATGCCCGAAGAGGAAGTGCAGATCGTCTTTGATCCCTTCCGCGCTGCTCAGCTCGGCATCAAAATTCCCGACGTCGCGGCCCTCGCCGGGCAGGCCCGGGATGTCTCCGGCGGTTTTATTGAAAATGGCCGACGGCGTTATACGCTGCGCTTTAATGGCCGATATACGCCGGACTATCTGGGCGACCTGATCCTAGAATGGCGGGACGGCACCCCCATTCGTCTTGGCGATATCGCTGATATCCGCGTTGATCGTCCCAAACGCACGGATGTGGGCATTCAGAACGGTAACCCGGCCCTTTCCCTGCGTATTGTCAAGGAAAACGGCGCCAATGTGTTGGCCACCATTGAGAAGGTTAACGCCCTCGCTGATCAACTCAATGAAGGCATGCTGAAAGACAACGGCCTGATTATGCAGAAATCGTTCGATCCGTCTGTCTTTATCAAGCGTGCCATTGGCCTGCTCAGCAGCAATCTGGTGATCGGTGTGGCCTTCGCGGTGGGTATCTTGTGGTGGTTTTTGCGTCAGACCCGCGCCACCTTCATCATCGCCACCACCATACCGATCTGCCTATTGGCGACATTTATTGTCTTGCAGCTTACCGGGCGGAGCCTGAATGTGATTTCGCTGGCCGGCCTCGCCTTCGCCACGGGCATGGTGCTGGATGCGGCCATTGTGGTTATGGAGAATATCTGTCGGCTCCGGGAAAAGGGGCTGAAGGATACCGACGCCTGTCAGGTCGGCACCCAACAGGTCTGGGGCGCACTTCTGGCCTCCACCGCAACAACCGTCGCCATCTTCCTGCCGGTCATGTTCCTGGAGGATGTGGAAGGGCAACTGTTTGCCGATCTGGCCCTGACCATCGCCATTGCGGTGAGCCTGTCGCTGGTGGTGGCCGTGACGGTGCTGCCGGTCGCCAATAAACACTTTATGAAGGGAAAACTGCCCCGCGACAAAAATGCCCATCTGTGGCGGCGCATGGCGGCTGGAATCATGAAGCTAACCAACAGCCCCATGAAAAAGGCCGGCTGGATCAGCGGCCTGATCAGCGTCTCCGTGATCGGCTCTTACCTTCTGTTTCCCAAAATGGATTACTTGCCGCCGGTCAAGCGTGATGCTGTGGATGTTTTCCTGCGCCTGCCGGCGGGCATGTCTTCGGATGTCCTGAAAGACGAAATCACCCAGACCCTGATCAAACGTCTGGATCCTTATATGAAAGGCGAAAAACAGCCTGCCCTGCGCAACTACTACATTCTGACCTGGAATAACGGTAATGGCGGCACCATTGGAATCCGGGCCAAGGATCAGGGCAGGGTCAAGGAACTGGAAAAAATCGTTCGTGAAGAAATTGTTGCTGGCCTTCCCGACGTTCAGGCCTTTGCCGCCCAAGGCAACCTGTTTGGCGGCTTTGGGGGCCAGGGAAGCATCAGCATACATATCCAGTCCTCCGTAGGGACGGCATTGGCACGGGCTACTGAGAAGGTCACACAGCTTCTTCAGGAGGCCCTGCCTGCTGCCCAGATCAACCCCCAGCAGAGCCCCGAACAATCCCAGCCCGAACTGAAAATCACCCCCATAGACCGCCGTATTCTGGAAGCCGGCTGGACCCGCAACGACATGGGCCGGATTGTCCAAACGCTCGGCAGTGGGCTTTATGTAGGGGAATATTTTGATGGTGAAAAACGCCTCAACATCATCCTCAAATCCGAAGAAAACAGAAGTCCCGAGGAACTCGCCGCCATCCCGCTGGCAACCCCGTCCGGCGGCATCATGCAGCTTGGCGAACTGGTCCGTCTGGAAGAAACCGTAGGCCCGCAGTTTATCAAACGCACCAACGGTCGGCGCACCATGACTATTGATGTGGTACCGGCACCCGGCATGGCACTTCAGGAAGCTCTGGAAATCATCCAGCAGGAAGTGGAGCCCGAAGCCCTGGAAATCCTTGGAAATGAAGGGAGTATCCTTTATGGCGGCAGCGCCAATGGCCTCAAAAATGCCATCAAAAATCTTGGCAGCAATTTCCTGCTGGCCTTCGGTCTTTTGTTTATGTTGCTGGCCGCCCTGTTCCGTTCGCTCAAAGATGCGGCACTGGTGGTGATTTCCATTCCGCTTGCTACGGTCGGGGGCATTGCCGCCATCCGGCTTCTGAATCTGATCACGTTCCAGCCGCTTGATCTTTTGACCATGATTGGTTTTATCATTCTGCTGGGCCTGGTGGTGAACAACGCCATCTTGCTGGTGGTCCAGACCCGCAAGGCCGAAACCGAAGGATACGAACGGCATGAAGCCGTGCAACAGGCACTGGAACTCAGACTGCGGCCCATATTCATGAGCACGCTGACCAGTATCGTTGGCATGTTGCCCCTTCTGATTTTCCCCGGTGAAGGCAGCGCCATCTATCGCGGCCTGGCAGCGTCCATTGTGGGCGGCATGGCGGTGAGCACAGTCTTTACCCTGCTGTTGATGCCGAGCCTGTTGCAACTGGGCCGCAAGACCCATCGCCCGCATCTGGTGGTTAGCAACCGCCCGACATCCCCCGAAGACAAGAAGTTGATAGGAGTAGGAGAATGA